A single window of Paenibacillus sp. SYP-B4298 DNA harbors:
- a CDS encoding Na(+)/H(+) antiporter subunit B, protein MKFTDVILQTSAKILVFIILTFSIYVLFAGHNNPGGGFIGGLITASALVLLYIAFDVKTVHEILPIDFKIVGAVGLMIALLTGIGSLVVDEPFLSQTFWYEDLPLFGKTELTTALVFDLGVYLAVVGTTMTIILSIGEDE, encoded by the coding sequence GTGAAGTTCACCGATGTCATCTTGCAGACCTCGGCCAAAATATTGGTGTTCATTATTTTGACCTTCTCTATCTATGTGCTGTTCGCAGGGCATAACAATCCGGGCGGTGGCTTCATCGGCGGCTTGATTACCGCCTCGGCGCTTGTGCTGCTCTATATCGCATTTGACGTGAAGACGGTGCATGAAATATTGCCGATCGACTTCAAAATTGTCGGCGCCGTCGGCTTGATGATCGCTCTGTTAACGGGGATCGGTTCATTGGTAGTTGATGAGCCGTTTCTATCTCAAACGTTCTGGTATGAGGATTTGCCGCTGTTCGGCAAGACAGAGCTTACGACTGCGCTCGTATTCGATCTGGGCGTCTATCTGGCAGTGGTTGGCACGACAATGACCATTATATTAAGCATAGGCGAGGATGAGTAA